A window of Macrotis lagotis isolate mMagLag1 chromosome X, bilby.v1.9.chrom.fasta, whole genome shotgun sequence contains these coding sequences:
- the ANGPTL8 gene encoding angiopoietin-like protein 8, whose protein sequence is MCLLLCLLLMPTLALPMPTPSKPSQELALQDEVNILIHGVLQFGQTLSHIYKATEAELDKASRSLGLYEQTVDMLQEDLGSTRARTQELEKSLGEIQAEEDILVLQAQGAGIALEKVMEGHQALQQRVEKIQGSLATMVPSNTQKEFEDLKLYADKQSQIIWSLMGHVQRQQRELAQQRHQLAHIRDRLRVLALPS, encoded by the exons ATGTGCCTTCTCTTGTGCCTGCTCTTAATGCCTACCCTGGCACTGCCTATGCCCACACCCTCCAAGCCAAGTCAGGAGCTGGCACTGCAAGATGAAGTCAACATCCTCATCCATGGTGTCCTGCAGTTTGGCCAGACCCTCAGCCACATTTATAAAGCCACTGAGGCTGAACTTGACAAAGCTAGCCGCAGCCTGGGGCTTTATGAGCAGACTGTGGATATGTTGCAGGAGGATCTGGGCAGTACCCGGGCACGGACACAAGAACTGGAAAAGAGTCTAGGGGAGATTCAG GCAGAAGAGGACATATTGGTGTTGCAAGCTCAGGGAGCAGGGATTGCACTCGAAAAAGTGATGGAGGGACACCAGGCTCTTCAGCAGAGAGTGGAAAAGATCCAGGGGTCCCTGGCTACTATGGTGCCTAGCAACACCCAGAAGGAGTTCGAAGACCTAAAG CTCTATGCAGACAAACAAAGTCAGATCATCTGGTCCCTGATGGGTCATGTTCAACGGCAGCAGCGAGAGCTGGCCCAGCAAAGACATCAGCTGGCTCACATTCGGGACAG GCTCCGAGTTTTAGCACTCCCATCCTGA